The following are encoded together in the Triticum dicoccoides isolate Atlit2015 ecotype Zavitan chromosome 6B, WEW_v2.0, whole genome shotgun sequence genome:
- the LOC119324052 gene encoding casein kinase I-like → MDHIVGGKFKLGKKIGSGSFGELFLAVNVQTGEEVAVKLENVKTKHPQLHYESKLYMLLQGGTGIPHLKWFGVEGEYNVMVIDLLGPSLEDLFNYCSRKFSLKTVLMLADQMINRVEYMHQKGFLHRDIKPDNFLMGLGRKANQVYIIDYGLAKKFRDLQTHKHIPYRENKNLTGTARYASVNTHLGVEQSRRDDLESLGYVLMYFLRGSLPWQGLKAGTKKQKYDKISEKKMLTPVEVLCKSYPSEFISYFHYCRSLRFEDKPDYSYLKRLFRDLFIREGYQFDYVFDWTILKYPQIGSNPRMRPSERVSGAAGPSIEKMEKAPGEASARRNPSASLNQSDNHATRPRETVSMSLKEIMHSTDRSGERTVERTLERPRTSSRTGSASRRAVASSSRPGSSMEPSEQQYSRTSRLFSSSNNGGSRPSSTQRVNPGVSESRATSLSRAAVARGSRDEPLHRSLELLSLGTGKRK, encoded by the exons ATGGATCACATCGTCGGCGGCAAGTTCAAGCTCGGCAAGAAGATCGGGAGCGGATCCTTCGGGGAGCTCTTCCTCG CTGTGAATGTGCAGACAGGAGAGGAGGTCGCCGTCAAACTG GAAAATGTCAAGACCAAGCACCCGCAGCTCCATTACGAGTCCAAGCTCTACATGCTTCTCCAGGGAGGAA CTGGCATTCCGCACCTCAAGTGGTTCggtgtggagggggagtataatgtGATGGTGATTGATCTTCTCGGGCCCAGCCTCGAGGACCTCTTCAACTACTGCAGTAGGAAGTTCTCGCTCAAGACCGTGCTCATGCTTGCTGATCAGATG ATTAATCGAGTTGAGTACATGCATCAAAAGGGATTTCTTCATCGTGACATAAAACCTGATAATTTCCTTATGGGCCTCGGAAGGAAAGCCAATCAG GTATATATAATAGATTATGGACTTGCAAAGAAATTCAGAGACCTTCAGACTCATAAGCACATCCCCTACAG GGAGAACAAGAATCTCACTGGAACTGCACGCTATGCTAGTGTCAATACCCACCTTGGCGTTG AGCAAAGCAGGAGAGATGAtttagaatcacttggttatgtacTTATGTACTTCCTCAGAGGCAG CCTGCCATGGCAGGGGCTGAAAGCAGGCACTAAGAAGCAGAAATATGACAAAATTAGTGAGAAGAAGATGCTTACTCCTGTGGAG GTACTCTGCAAGTCTTACCCTTCAGAATTCATTTCTTACTTCCACTACTGTCGATCATTGCGGTTTGAAGACAAGCCAGATTATTCTTACCTAAAGAGACTATTCCGTGATCTCTTCATCCGGGAAG GATACCAATTCGATTATGTGTTTGACTGGACCATTTTGAAATATCCCCAGATAGGCTCCAATCCAAGGATGAGG CCAAGTGAAAGAGTCAGTGGAGCTGCTGGACCTTCTATCGAGAAGATGGAGAAGGCCCCAG GCGAAGCATCTGCTCGGAGGAATCCCAGTGCTTCTCTGAATCAGAGTGACAACCATGCAACCCGACCACGGGAAACTGTATCGATGTCATTAAAGGAGATT ATGCATAGCACAGATCGGTCCGGCGAAAGGACCGTGGAGAGGACCCTGGAGAGACCTCGTACATCCTCCCGCACAGGCAGTGCATCGAGGAGAGCAGTTGCATCAAGCAGCAGGCCAGGCTCATCCATGGAACCGAGCGAGCAGCAGTACAGCCGGACGAGCAGGTTGTTCTCCAGCAGCAATAACGGTGGCAGCCGCCCGTCCAGCACCCAGAGAGTCAATCCTGGGGTGAGCGAGTCAAGGGCCACGTCCCTCTCACGGGCGGCGGTCGCAAGAGGGTCGCGCGACGAGCCCCTCCACCGCAGCCTCGAGCTCCTGTCCCTCGGCACCGGCAAGAGGAAATAA
- the LOC119324053 gene encoding diphthine--ammonia ligase-like, whose translation MEVVALVSGGKDSCFSMMRCLDYGHKVVALANLVPLDDAVDELDSYMYQTVGHQIVVCYAKCMGLPLFRRRISGSTRDHALKYSVTAGDEVEDMFALLSEVKRRIPSIGAVSSGAIASDYQRLRVESVCSRLGLVSLAYMWRQDQTLLLEEMIRRGIVAITVKVAAMGLKPSVHLGKELAELKSHLLQMNESFGINVCGEGGEYETLTLDCPLFRNARIVLDDFEVILHSADSIASVGILHPLAFHVEPKPGSSSSIGDGVIAQENSSCLYEVNGAIAHTDAEDKQTLNPTPTYDAYPNTNLHISKTGKSLFSIGCWIEEPSSASQGMKADLVKVLSRIENQLKDGGLSWANVVYVHLYISSMKEFGLANEVYVSFITEQKCHLGVPSRSTIELPLVQAGLGHAYVEVLVSNDLVKRVLHVQSISCWAPSCIGPYSQATLYGEILYMAGQLGLDPPTMKLCPGGATAQLELALRNSEAVANAFKSSIFSSAIHFLVYCSAHLTSTEKEAVEQKLQNSYIAHLDSARSGSYPTILYVLAPDLPKGACVEIKPILYVPADDYNDNDDDGDITREPEAGGSKPSPSKVLSEWSAQYSALHDSCCLVNTVAGKICSAVVSVTNDIASKICPSTEQSHPSKEHLKAIARFCAFQLAKTLADNGFSWDDVTMLRFYYSVKYAAAADAMSRAWKFHEAFAELRGAAGAPVFNLIPVSGSGRSASMDDVVTCELLASKA comes from the exons atgGAGGTGGTGGCGCTGGTGAGCGGCGGCAAGGACAGCTGCTTCTCCATGATGCGCTGCCTCGACTACGGCCACAAG GTCGTCGCCCTGGCCAACCTCGTCCCCCTCGACGACGCCGTCGACGAGCTCGACAGCTACATGTACCAGACC GTCGGGCACCAGATCGTGGTCTGCTACGCCAAATGTATGGGCCTGCCCCTGTTCCGCCGCCGCATCAGCGGATCCACAAG GGATCATGCTCTCAAATACAGTGTCACCGCGGGAGACGAGGTGGAGGACATGTTTGCCCTGTTGAGCGAGGTGAAGCGGCGAATTCCGTCTATTGGCGCCGTGTCATCGGGCGCCATCGCCTCCGATTACCAGAGGCTCCGGGTCGAGAGCGTCTGCTCGAGGCTGGGCCTCGTCTCGCTCGCCTACATGTGGAGGCAGGACCAGACTCTGCTTCTCGAAGAAATG ATAAGAAGGGGCATCGTGGCTATAACAGTCAAG GTGGCTGCAATGGGGTTGAAACCTTCTGTCCACTTGGGGAAAGAACTGGCTGAACTAAAGAGCCATCTGCTCCAAATGAATGA GAGTTTTGGAATCAATGTCTGTGGTGAAGGTGGAGAGTACGAAACACTAACTCTTGACTGCCCTCTATTTCGT AATGCAAGGATTGTCCTTGATGATTTTGAAGTGATACTCCACTCTGCTGATTCCATTGCTTCAGTTGGAATTCTTCATCCGCTGGCATTTCATGTTGAGCCCAAGCCAGGTTCATCTAGCAGCATTGGGGATGGTGTTATTGCTCAAGAGAATTCTAGTTGCTTGTACGAAGTAAATGGAGCTATTGCACACACTGATGCGGAAGACAAACAGACCTTGAATCCGACACCAACTTATGATGCTTACCCAAATACAAATTTACACATTTCAAAGACAGGGAAGTCTTTGTTTTCCATTGGTTGTTGGATAGAAGAACCCTCTAGTGCTTCGCAAG GCATGAAGGCAGATCTAGTCAAAGTTTTGAGCAGAATCGAGAATCAGCTCAAGGACGGAGGGTTAAGTTGGGCAAATGTTGTATATGTTCACCTCTACATTTCAAGCATGAAGGAATTTGGATTAGCCAATGAAGTTTATGTCAGCTTCATCACAGAACAGAAATGTCACCTTGGTGTTCCTTCGCGCAGTACAATTGAATTACCACTTGTTCAGGCTGGTTTAGGCCATGCATATGTGGAGGTTCTAGTGTCAAATGATCTGGTCAAAAGAGTTCTGCATGTACAAAGCATCTCATGCTGGGCTCCTAGTTGCATCGGACCTTATAGCCAG GCAACACTCTATGGAGAGATTCTCTATATGGCCGGTCAGCTCGGGCTTGATCCCCCTACGATGAAGCTCTGTCCTGGAGGTGCAACAGCTCAACTGGAACTAGCACTGCGTAATAGTGAAGCTGTGGCTAATGCCTTCAAGAGCTCTATCTTCTCTTCAGCAATACACTTTCTCGTGTACTGCTCTGCCCACCTGACATCCACTGAGAAGGAAGCAGTTGAACAAAAACTGCAGAACTCATATATTGCTCATTTGGATTCTGCAAGAAGTGGATCGTATCCTACTATTCTATATGTACTAGCACCGGATCTTCCAAAAGG AGCGTGCGTGGAGATAAAACCAATATTGTATGTCCCTGCTGATGACTACAACGATAATGATGATGATGGAGATATTACCAGAGAGCCGGAGGCCGGAGGGTCAAAGCCATCACCGAGCAAAGTCCTGAGTGAGTGGAGCGCACAATACTCTGCCTTGCACGACTCATGCTGCCTGGTCAACACGGTCGCTGGGAAGATTTGCTCTGCTGTGGTTTCAGTCACGAATGACATCGCATCAAAGATCTGTCCCAGCACCGAACAATCACACCCCTCAAAGGAGCATTTGAAAGCCATAGCCAGATTCTGCGCTTTCCAGCTGGCAAAGACCCTGGCAGACAACGGCTTCTCCTGGGACGACGTGACG ATGCTGAGGTTCTACTATTCGGTGAAGTACGCGGCGGCAGCGGACGCGATGTCCCGCGCGTGGAAGTTCCACGAGGCCTTCGCCGAGCTCCGAGGAGCCGCCGGGGCGCCCGTCTTCAACCTCATCCCAGTCTCGGGGTCCGGTCGCTCCGCGTCGATGGATGACGTTGTCACGTGCGAGCTACTAGCTTCCAAGGCTTAA
- the LOC119325978 gene encoding TBC1 domain family member 15-like, with translation MMFLACCYNDPDMLIDPETIYPTRADCTDAPKSRFKPMPRRTLSPRRWKLLFNEEGCLDAAGMIMRVQRGGVHPNIKGEVWEYLLGCYDPKSTTEQRNQLRQQRRLEYEKLKTKCREMDTTVGSGRVITMPVITEDGQPIEDPNATGEQPTNNGPLTKEVIQWKLLLHQIGLDVNRTDRTLVYYESQENLARLWDILTVYAWVDTDIGYCQGMSDLCSPISIILEHEADAFWCFERLMRRVRENFKSTSTSIGVRSQLTTLSTIMKTVDPKLHEHLENLDGGEYLFAFRMLMVIFRREFSFIDTMYLWELMWSMEYNPGFFSMLESNTGPPNEKDENTLKQCGKFERKKLQAAKQEEQIPLSVFVVASVIEARNKRLLGEAKGLDDVVKILNEITGSLDAKKACRGALTIQEKYLTTVKAS, from the exons atgatgttcttggcgtgCTGCTACAACGACCCGGACATGCTCATCGATCCGGAGACCATCTACCCCACCCGCGCCGACTGCACCGACGCCCCCAAGTCCCGCTTCAAGCCCATG CCTCGCCGCACGCTGAGTCCGAGGAGATGGAAGCTGCTGTTCAACGAGGAGGGCTGCCTCGACGCGGCTGGAATGATCATGAGAGTACAGCGTGGG GGTGTCCACCCAAATATCAAAGGAGAAGTTTGGGAGTATTTGCTGGGTTGTTACGACCCTAAAAGCACTACTGAACAGAGGAACCAGTTGCGGCAACAGAgaag GTtagaatatgagaaactgaaaacaAAGTGCCGAGAGATGGACACAACAGTTGGTAGTGGAAGGGTAATTACTATGCCTGTCATAACAGAAGATGGCCAGCCTATCGAGGATCCTAACGCGACTGGAGAACAACCAACCAATAATGGACCGCTCACGAAAGAAGTTATTCAATGGAAACTTCTTCTGCACCAAATTG GTCTCGATGTTAATCGAACTGACCGTACACTAGTTTATTACGAGAGCCAGGAGAACTTGGCACGACTGTGGGACATTCTTACAGTGTACGCATGGGTGGACACTGACATCGGTTACTGTCAGG GAATGAGTGATCTTTGTTCACCAATATCAATCATTTTGGAACATGAAGCGGATGCTTTTTGGTGCTTTGAACGGCTGATGCGCAGAGTG CGTGAAAATTTCAAGAGTACTTCTACCTCAATTGGAGTTCGATCTCAGCTGACCACCTTGTCAACAATAATGAAAACTGTTGATCCAAAGCTACATGAGCATTTAG AAAATCTTGATGGAGGTGAATACTTATTTGCCTTTCGGATGCTGATGGTTATTTTTCGTAGAGAGTTCTCTTTTATAGACACAATGTACCTTTGGGAG CTCATGTGGTCTATGGAGTACAATCCAGGTTTTTTTTCAATGTTGGAGAGTAACACGGGCCCACCAAATGAAAAAGATGAAAATACCCTAAAACAGTGTGGAAAGTTTGAAAGGAAAAAATTGCAGGCAGCCAAGCAAGAGGAGCAGATCCCTCTATCGGTCTTTGTTGTAGCTAGCGTCATAGAGGCTAGAAACAAGCGGTTACTGGGGGAGGCAAAAGGTCTCGACGATGTCGTCaag ATTTTGAATGAAATCACTGGAAGCCTGGATGCAAAAAAGGCATGTAGAGGGGCATTGACAATTCAGGAGAAGTACCTAACCACA GTAAAAGCATCATAG